From a region of the Paenibacillus antri genome:
- a CDS encoding PucR family transcriptional regulator, with protein sequence MELEQLRSKLETIFGKKVTAQKDHGEAVRGEAFAAAGATLVVHGELTSSERKLVELLLEDGARPEPKPGGGGTDDERLAAALATWIMERLEQGDHDADLPESFARWPMLAGSKVPLLVYGDYPERLPSSSYADLKKLLKTFFEAEVALIPLHNKMWLILADASLLSEEREGEEESIEEALSALASGLQDMAASEWVGECHVATTYPFSPAGSLVHTVATLRETIELGRNFRLSSNIHLPWELRLETLLDAVPKRAKNRFLEGVLRRAEPSFDPEMLQTLEAFFTENCNVSDTAKRLYIHRNTLLYRLDKFKQETGMDVRDFEHAVLVRLALLLYKVTKRK encoded by the coding sequence ATGGAACTGGAGCAGCTGCGGAGTAAACTAGAGACGATCTTCGGGAAGAAAGTAACGGCGCAGAAGGACCACGGAGAAGCGGTCCGGGGCGAGGCGTTCGCGGCCGCGGGCGCGACGCTCGTCGTGCACGGCGAATTGACGTCATCGGAACGAAAGCTTGTAGAGCTCTTGTTGGAAGACGGAGCCCGGCCCGAGCCGAAGCCGGGAGGCGGCGGAACGGACGACGAGCGGCTGGCCGCGGCGCTGGCGACTTGGATTATGGAGCGGCTGGAGCAAGGCGACCATGACGCCGACTTGCCGGAGTCGTTCGCGCGCTGGCCGATGCTTGCGGGATCGAAGGTGCCGCTGCTCGTCTACGGAGATTATCCGGAGCGGCTGCCTTCAAGCTCCTACGCCGACCTGAAGAAGCTGCTGAAGACGTTCTTCGAGGCGGAGGTCGCGCTCATCCCGTTACATAATAAGATGTGGTTGATTTTGGCGGACGCGTCGTTGCTGTCCGAGGAACGGGAAGGCGAAGAGGAGTCGATCGAAGAGGCGTTGTCCGCGTTGGCGTCGGGTCTGCAGGATATGGCGGCCAGCGAGTGGGTCGGCGAGTGTCATGTGGCGACGACGTACCCCTTTTCCCCGGCGGGCTCGCTCGTGCACACGGTCGCGACGCTACGCGAGACGATCGAGTTGGGAAGAAATTTCCGGTTATCCTCCAACATTCACTTGCCATGGGAGCTGCGGCTCGAGACGCTGCTCGACGCGGTGCCGAAGCGGGCGAAGAACAGATTTCTGGAAGGCGTGCTGCGGCGCGCGGAGCCGTCGTTCGATCCCGAGATGCTGCAGACGCTGGAAGCGTTCTTCACCGAAAACTGCAACGTCAGCGATACCGCGAAGCGCTTGTACATTCATCGGAATACGTTGCTGTACCGGCTCGACAAGTTCAAACAAGAGACGGGGATGGACGTCCGGGACTTCGAGCATGCGGTACTCGTGCGATTGGCGCTTCTCTTGTATAAAGTAACGAAAAGGAAATAG
- a CDS encoding MraY family glycosyltransferase, translated as MRYAIALLTALGTVYCLVPPIRLAAMRWGFVDRPAPRKIHRTPIPLMGGVAIFLGCVAAFYAFIGWTPLTASIVYGGGALMAVGLVDDAYKTRGKEFPVWPRIIVYTIVSSIPVWFGIEIAGVRFGGEHMWMFGGGWSILATMLWVFALINMMNFIDGVDGLASGIAVISSLTLLTVALLKGQGPSAAAAAVVAGAALGFLAYNFYPAKMFMGDAGATFLGYALAVIAVDGAFKSAAALSLFVPLLAVGVPIMDTAIVFSRRLLSGKGLHRADKLHTHHSLLHWGLNQRQTVSFLYLVGAVFSLLSILLLLTLG; from the coding sequence GTGCGTTACGCCATCGCGTTGTTAACCGCGCTCGGAACGGTCTACTGCTTAGTCCCGCCGATTCGCCTCGCCGCGATGCGATGGGGGTTCGTGGATCGGCCCGCGCCGCGGAAAATTCATCGGACGCCGATCCCGCTCATGGGCGGAGTGGCGATCTTCCTAGGCTGCGTCGCGGCCTTCTACGCATTCATCGGCTGGACGCCGCTGACGGCGTCAATCGTCTACGGAGGCGGCGCGCTAATGGCCGTCGGGCTGGTCGACGACGCATATAAGACGAGGGGCAAGGAGTTCCCGGTATGGCCTCGCATTATCGTCTACACGATCGTTTCTTCGATTCCGGTTTGGTTCGGCATCGAGATCGCGGGCGTCCGCTTCGGCGGCGAGCACATGTGGATGTTCGGGGGCGGATGGAGCATACTTGCGACCATGCTGTGGGTGTTCGCCTTGATCAACATGATGAATTTCATCGATGGGGTCGACGGATTGGCTTCGGGCATCGCGGTCATCTCGTCGCTCACGCTGCTGACCGTGGCGCTGCTCAAGGGGCAGGGTCCGTCCGCGGCGGCGGCGGCGGTCGTCGCCGGAGCGGCGCTCGGCTTCCTTGCGTACAATTTCTACCCTGCGAAAATGTTCATGGGCGACGCCGGGGCGACCTTCCTCGGCTACGCGCTCGCCGTTATCGCGGTCGACGGCGCGTTCAAGAGCGCGGCGGCGCTGTCGCTGTTCGTGCCGCTGCTCGCGGTAGGCGTGCCGATTATGGATACGGCGATCGTATTTTCGAGAAGGCTGCTGTCGGGCAAAGGGCTTCATCGGGCGGACAAGCTGCACACGCATCACAGCCTGCTCCACTGGGGGTTGAATCAGAGGCAAACCGTCTCTTTCCTTTATTTGGTCGGGGCGGTATTTTCGCTCCTTTCGATCCTTTTGCTCTTAACCCTCGGTTGA